In Mugil cephalus isolate CIBA_MC_2020 chromosome 20, CIBA_Mcephalus_1.1, whole genome shotgun sequence, the following are encoded in one genomic region:
- the spag9a gene encoding sperm associated antigen 9a isoform X7 has translation MELEDGVVYQDDPGTSAMMSERVSGLASSIYREFERLIGKYDEDVVKELMPLVVAVLENLDSVFAENQEHEVELELLKEDNEQLITQYEREKALRKHAEEKFIEFEDTHEQEKKDLQNHVDRMESQSRQLELKIKNYADQIGRLEERELDLKKEYNSLHQRHTEMIHNYMEHVERIKMQQISETSDSSAVGRVRRERPLSLGIFPSSGGTSLLIPDSQARAETPGTEGWRFTDPSQPRSNASLKQLDFADPPKEREGKGAQDSTWGNSLADDCKDELSDFTPMSTTASDVEKDDGNSKSMEVQAAPGTRSISVGLPENEDMADVQDIIESTPELDMSLLEYKPCSTPTKGIENLAFDRNTDSLFEELSSAGTGLIGDVDEGADLLVEYSGMGREVENLIQENSQLLETKNALNVVNKDLILRVDELTCEKEMLQGELEAVVQARTKLEDKNKELEEELKKVRLEMEDVKHKTKDEEDSDVPTAQRKRFTRVEMARVLMERNQYKERLMELQEAVRWTEMIRASRENPTLTEKKKSSIWQFISFSRLFSSSSTSAPAIKKGPDFQPNLKYNAPSSMVKRSSTFSQFPTEKSKTFDFLNEDAEQCSSPSRKEQKRAQYRQVKAHMQKEDGRVTAHGWSLPSKYKVANGGQTENKMNLPVPVYLRPLDQKDASMKLWCAAGVNLAGGRTSSDLSKQTKGSQSSLDQLEQDSKDQEKGDKEKELILQDEISSRVWVCTSTHSSTKVVVVDASQPSDLLDSFYACNTHVVCIASVPGVLESDYPAGEEVRQDLEAGQGDGVSLAGSVASVGSTGSDGTMAAEGATAVPQTASSGGTDQPAEYSGASGSVEMSRENSPAEDGVPTAEEATEATEANAGVGEEGEEEDQGADQNQPGIYTEHVFTDPLGVGPTDSSPAESQRGSGQDTASPLPEDLDPSEGEVLRMSSALPTMWLGAQNGCLYVHSSVARWRKCLHAIKLKDSILGIVHVKGRVLVALADGTLAIFHRGVADGQWDLTNYHLLDLGRPHHSIRCMTVVHDKVWCGYRNKIYVIQPKAMRIEKSFDAHPRKESQVRQLAWVGDGIWVSIRLDSTLRLFHAHTYQHLQDVDIEPYVSKMLGTGKLGFSFVRITALVVSCNRLWVGTGNGVIISIPLSEANKTTGIVPNRPGHAVRVSGDDGSDCAVPGTFVPYCSMAHAQLCFHGHRDAVKFFVTVPGHVMPPPGSADSGSDDPPSESSDTTTSEPKTYLVMSGGEGYIDFRMGDEGGELDGLSEPAAGQQSTPTKAERSHLIVWQVMTSHD, from the exons ATGGAGCTGGAGGACGGAGTCGTGTACCAGGACGACCCGGGGACATCAGCGATGATGTCGGAGCGGGTGTCGGGCCTGGCCAGCTCCATCTACCGGGAGTTCGAGCGGCTCATCGGGAAGTACGACGAGGACGTGGTGAAGGAGCTGATGCCGCTGGTCGTGGCCGTGCTGGAGAACCTGGACTCGGTGTTCGCGGAGAACCAGGAGCACGaagtggagctggagctgctgaaggagGACAACGAGCAGCTCATCACCCAGTACGAGAGGGAGAAGGCGCTCAGGAAGCACGCGGAGGAG AAGTTCATTGAGTTCGAAGACACCCatgagcaggagaagaaggacCTCCAGAACCACGTGGACAGGATGGAGTCTCAGTCTCGGCAGCTGGAACTCAAGATCAAGAACTACGCAGACCAGA TTGGCAGGCTAGAAGAACGAGAGCTGGACCTCAAGAAGGAATACAACTCCCTCCATCAACGACACACAGAG ATGATCCATAACTACATGGAGCATGTGGAGAGGATCAAAATGCAGCAGATTAGCGAGACTTCGGATTCTAGCGCGGTCGGCCGAGTCAG GAGAGAACGGCCTCTCTCGTTGGGGATTTTCCCGTCATCTGGAGGGACCTCGCTCTTAATCCCAGATTCGCAGGCCAGAGCCGAGACGCCGGGCACAGAGGGCTGGAGGTTCACCGACCCATCACAGCCTCGGTCCAACGCCAGTCTGAAG CAGTTGGACTTTGCCGACCCCCCAAAGGAAAGGGAGGGTAAGGGTGCGCAGGACTCTACTTGGGGGAATTCACTCGCAGACGACTGCAAG GATGAGCTGTCAGACTTCACGCCGATGTCCACCACCGCCTCGGACGTGGAGAAGGACGACGGGAACAGTAAGAGCATGGAGGTGCAGGCTGCACCAGGGACCAGATCCATATCAGTGG gtttgCCTGAAAATGAGGACATGGCCGACGTGCAGGACATCATTGAGTCCACCCCTGAGCTGGACATGTCTCTGCTTGAGTACAAACCCTGCAG CACTCCGACCAAAGGCATCGAGAACTTGGCATTCGACCGAAATACAGACTCCCTGTTTGAGGAGCTGTCGTCCGCAGGCACCGGGCTCATCGGGGACGTGGACGAAGGGGCTGATCTGCTGG TGGAGTACTCTG GCATGGGCCGGGAAGTAGAAAATCTGATTCAGGAGAATTCACAACTGCTTGAGACAAA GAACGCGTTGAACGTGGTGAACAAAGACTTGATCCTGAGGGTGGACGAGCTGACCTGTGAGAAGGAGATGCTGCAGGGGGAGCTGGAGGCTGTGGTCCAGGCCAGAACCAAGCTGGAGGACAagaacaaagagctggaggaggaactcAAGAA AGTCCGACTGGAGATGGAGGAcgtaaaacataaaactaaagaCGAAGAAGAT AGCGACGTGCCGACGGCTCAGAGGAAGCGCTTCACCCGGGTGGAGATGGCCCGAGTCCTGATGGAGAGGAACCAGTACAAAGAGAGACTGATGGAGCTGCAGGAGGCCGTGAGGTGGACGGAGATGATCAG aGCCTCGAGAGAAAATCCAACGCTcacggagaagaagaaatccagCATCTGGCAGTT CATTAG CTTCAGCAGACTGtttagctcctcctccaccagcgcGCCCGCCATCAAGAAGGGGCCGGACTTCCAGCCCAACCTGAAATACAACGCACCCTCCAGCATGGTGAAGAGGAGCAGCACCTTCTCCCAGTTCCCCACGGAGAAGTCCAAGACTTTTGACTTCCTCAATGAAGA CGCGGAGCAGTGCAGTTCGCCGTCACGTAAAGAGCAGAAGAGGGCCCAGTACAGGCAGGTGAAGGCCCACATGCAGAAGGAGGACGGACGGGTCACAGCGCATGGCTGGAGTCTGCCCAGCAAATACAAG GTGGCGAATGGcggacagacagaaaacaaaatgaacttaCCAGTCCCGGTTTACTTGAGACCTCTGGACCAGAAGGATGCTTCCATGAAG CTGTGGTGTGCTGCAGGCGTCAACCTGGCGGGGGGAAGGACCTCATCAGATCTTTCTAAGCAGACGAAGGGTTCTCAGAGTAGCCTGGACCAGCTGGAGCAAGACAGTAAG gATCAAGAGAAAGGCGACAAGGAGAAGGAGCTTATCCTCCAGGATGAGATTTCCAGCAGAGTGTGGGTCTGCACGAGCACCCACTCCTCCACtaaagtggtggtggtggacgcCAGCCAGCCCTCCGACCTTCTTGACAGCTTCTACGCCTGCAACACTCACGTTGTCTGCATTGCCAGTGTGCCAG GTGTGTTGGAATCGGACTATCCAGCGGGCGAGGAGGTACGCCAAGACCTGGAGGCTGGCCAAGGCGACGGGGTGTCTTTGGCCGGCAGCGTGGCTAGCGTGGGATCAACGGGCAGCGATGGCACCATGGCAGCAGAGGGCGCTACCGCCGTCCCCCAGACAGCCAGCTCAGGCGGCACTGACCAGCCAGCTGAGTATAGTGGCGCCTCAGGCTCAG TCGAGATGTCCAGAGAGAACAGTCCGGCAGAAGACGGCGTTCCCACGGCGGAGGAGGCGACGGAAGCAACCGAGGCTAACGCCGGTGTGGGCGAAGAAGGCGAGGAAGAGGATCAGGGAGCAGATCAAAACCAGCCGGGAATCTACACGGAGCACGTGTTCACCGACCCGCTGGGAGTCGGACCCACCGACTCGTCTCCGGCTGAATCTCAGAG GGGCTCCGGGCAGGACACTGCGTCTCCACTGCCCGAAGACTTGGACCCATCAGAGGGTGAAGTCCTAAGGATGAGCAGCGCTCTGCCGACAATGTGGCTGGGGGCTCAGAACGGATG TCTCTATGTCCACTCGTCAGTGGCTCGATGGAGGAAGTGTCTCCACGCCATCAAGCTCAAAGACTCCATCCTCGGCATAGT gcatgTTAAAGGAAGAGTCTTGGTAGCATTGGCTGATGGGACCTTAGCTATTTTCCACAGAGGTGTTG CAGATGGTCAGTGGGATCTAACCAACTACCATCTGTTGGATCTGGGACGGCCCCACCACTCTATCCGCTGTATGACGGTGGTCCACGACAAGGTCTGGTGCGGCTACAGAAACAAGATCTACGTCATTCAGCCCAAGGCCATGAGGATAGAG AAGTCGTTTGACGCCCATCCTCGTAAGGAGAGCCAGGTCCGGCAGTTGGCCTGGGTTGGAGACGGTATCTGGGTGTCCATCCGACTGGATTCAACCCTTCGCTTGTTTCACGCCCACACCTATCAACACCTCCAGGATGTGGACATCGAGCCCTACGTCAGCAAGATGCTAG GTACAGGTAAACTGGGCTTCTCATTTGTGAGAATCACAGCTCTCGTCGTATCCTGCAACCGACTGTGGGTGGGAACAGGAAATGGCGTCATCATCTCCATCCCGTTGTCTGAAG ctaaCAAGACAACAGGAATAGTGCCAAATCGGCCCGGCCATGCGGTTCGGGTCTCCGGTGATGACGGTTCGGACTGTGCCGTGCCAGGCACCTTTGTGCCGTACTGCTCCATGGCCCACgcccagctgtgtttccatggacACCGGGACGCTGTCAAGTTTTTCGTGACCGTGCCAG GGCATGTGATGCCCCCTCCAGGTAGTGCAGATTCAGGCTCTGACGACCCCCCATCTGAATCCTCCGACACGACGACCTCCGAGCCCAAAACGTACCTGGTCATGAGCGGGGGAGAAGGCTACATTGACTTCAGAATGG gtgATGAAGGCGGCGAGTTGGACGGTTTATCCGAGCCGGCGGCCGGCCAGCAGTCGACGCCCACCAAGGCCGAGCGCAGCCACCTCATCGTCTGGCAGGTCATGACCTCTCACGACTGA
- the spag9a gene encoding sperm associated antigen 9a isoform X8 — MELEDGVVYQDDPGTSAMMSERVSGLASSIYREFERLIGKYDEDVVKELMPLVVAVLENLDSVFAENQEHEVELELLKEDNEQLITQYEREKALRKHAEEKFIEFEDTHEQEKKDLQNHVDRMESQSRQLELKIKNYADQIGRLEERELDLKKEYNSLHQRHTEMIHNYMEHVERIKMQQISETSDSSAVGRVRRERPLSLGIFPSSGGTSLLIPDSQARAETPGTEGWRFTDPSQPRSNASLKQLDFADPPKEREGKGAQDSTWGNSLADDCKDELSDFTPMSTTASDVEKDDGNSKSMEVQAAPGTRSISVGLPENEDMADVQDIIESTPELDMSLLEYKPCSTPTKGIENLAFDRNTDSLFEELSSAGTGLIGDVDEGADLLDLSLIGMGREVENLIQENSQLLETKNALNVVNKDLILRVDELTCEKEMLQGELEAVVQARTKLEDKNKELEEELKKVRLEMEDVKHKTKDEEDSDVPTAQRKRFTRVEMARVLMERNQYKERLMELQEAVRWTEMIRASRENPTLTEKKKSSIWQFFSRLFSSSSTSAPAIKKGPDFQPNLKYNAPSSMVKRSSTFSQFPTEKSKTFDFLNEDAEQCSSPSRKEQKRAQYRQVKAHMQKEDGRVTAHGWSLPSKYKVANGGQTENKMNLPVPVYLRPLDQKDASMKLWCAAGVNLAGGRTSSDLSKQTKGSQSSLDQLEQDSKDQEKGDKEKELILQDEISSRVWVCTSTHSSTKVVVVDASQPSDLLDSFYACNTHVVCIASVPGVLESDYPAGEEVRQDLEAGQGDGVSLAGSVASVGSTGSDGTMAAEGATAVPQTASSGGTDQPAEYSGASGSVEMSRENSPAEDGVPTAEEATEATEANAGVGEEGEEEDQGADQNQPGIYTEHVFTDPLGVGPTDSSPAESQRGSGQDTASPLPEDLDPSEGEVLRMSSALPTMWLGAQNGCLYVHSSVARWRKCLHAIKLKDSILGIVHVKGRVLVALADGTLAIFHRGVADGQWDLTNYHLLDLGRPHHSIRCMTVVHDKVWCGYRNKIYVIQPKAMRIEKSFDAHPRKESQVRQLAWVGDGIWVSIRLDSTLRLFHAHTYQHLQDVDIEPYVSKMLGTGKLGFSFVRITALVVSCNRLWVGTGNGVIISIPLSEANKTTGIVPNRPGHAVRVSGDDGSDCAVPGTFVPYCSMAHAQLCFHGHRDAVKFFVTVPGHVMPPPGSADSGSDDPPSESSDTTTSEPKTYLVMSGGEGYIDFRMGDEGGELDGLSEPAAGQQSTPTKAERSHLIVWQVMTSHD; from the exons ATGGAGCTGGAGGACGGAGTCGTGTACCAGGACGACCCGGGGACATCAGCGATGATGTCGGAGCGGGTGTCGGGCCTGGCCAGCTCCATCTACCGGGAGTTCGAGCGGCTCATCGGGAAGTACGACGAGGACGTGGTGAAGGAGCTGATGCCGCTGGTCGTGGCCGTGCTGGAGAACCTGGACTCGGTGTTCGCGGAGAACCAGGAGCACGaagtggagctggagctgctgaaggagGACAACGAGCAGCTCATCACCCAGTACGAGAGGGAGAAGGCGCTCAGGAAGCACGCGGAGGAG AAGTTCATTGAGTTCGAAGACACCCatgagcaggagaagaaggacCTCCAGAACCACGTGGACAGGATGGAGTCTCAGTCTCGGCAGCTGGAACTCAAGATCAAGAACTACGCAGACCAGA TTGGCAGGCTAGAAGAACGAGAGCTGGACCTCAAGAAGGAATACAACTCCCTCCATCAACGACACACAGAG ATGATCCATAACTACATGGAGCATGTGGAGAGGATCAAAATGCAGCAGATTAGCGAGACTTCGGATTCTAGCGCGGTCGGCCGAGTCAG GAGAGAACGGCCTCTCTCGTTGGGGATTTTCCCGTCATCTGGAGGGACCTCGCTCTTAATCCCAGATTCGCAGGCCAGAGCCGAGACGCCGGGCACAGAGGGCTGGAGGTTCACCGACCCATCACAGCCTCGGTCCAACGCCAGTCTGAAG CAGTTGGACTTTGCCGACCCCCCAAAGGAAAGGGAGGGTAAGGGTGCGCAGGACTCTACTTGGGGGAATTCACTCGCAGACGACTGCAAG GATGAGCTGTCAGACTTCACGCCGATGTCCACCACCGCCTCGGACGTGGAGAAGGACGACGGGAACAGTAAGAGCATGGAGGTGCAGGCTGCACCAGGGACCAGATCCATATCAGTGG gtttgCCTGAAAATGAGGACATGGCCGACGTGCAGGACATCATTGAGTCCACCCCTGAGCTGGACATGTCTCTGCTTGAGTACAAACCCTGCAG CACTCCGACCAAAGGCATCGAGAACTTGGCATTCGACCGAAATACAGACTCCCTGTTTGAGGAGCTGTCGTCCGCAGGCACCGGGCTCATCGGGGACGTGGACGAAGGGGCTGATCTGCTGG ACCTTAGTTTGATTG GCATGGGCCGGGAAGTAGAAAATCTGATTCAGGAGAATTCACAACTGCTTGAGACAAA GAACGCGTTGAACGTGGTGAACAAAGACTTGATCCTGAGGGTGGACGAGCTGACCTGTGAGAAGGAGATGCTGCAGGGGGAGCTGGAGGCTGTGGTCCAGGCCAGAACCAAGCTGGAGGACAagaacaaagagctggaggaggaactcAAGAA AGTCCGACTGGAGATGGAGGAcgtaaaacataaaactaaagaCGAAGAAGAT AGCGACGTGCCGACGGCTCAGAGGAAGCGCTTCACCCGGGTGGAGATGGCCCGAGTCCTGATGGAGAGGAACCAGTACAAAGAGAGACTGATGGAGCTGCAGGAGGCCGTGAGGTGGACGGAGATGATCAG aGCCTCGAGAGAAAATCCAACGCTcacggagaagaagaaatccagCATCTGGCAGTT CTTCAGCAGACTGtttagctcctcctccaccagcgcGCCCGCCATCAAGAAGGGGCCGGACTTCCAGCCCAACCTGAAATACAACGCACCCTCCAGCATGGTGAAGAGGAGCAGCACCTTCTCCCAGTTCCCCACGGAGAAGTCCAAGACTTTTGACTTCCTCAATGAAGA CGCGGAGCAGTGCAGTTCGCCGTCACGTAAAGAGCAGAAGAGGGCCCAGTACAGGCAGGTGAAGGCCCACATGCAGAAGGAGGACGGACGGGTCACAGCGCATGGCTGGAGTCTGCCCAGCAAATACAAG GTGGCGAATGGcggacagacagaaaacaaaatgaacttaCCAGTCCCGGTTTACTTGAGACCTCTGGACCAGAAGGATGCTTCCATGAAG CTGTGGTGTGCTGCAGGCGTCAACCTGGCGGGGGGAAGGACCTCATCAGATCTTTCTAAGCAGACGAAGGGTTCTCAGAGTAGCCTGGACCAGCTGGAGCAAGACAGTAAG gATCAAGAGAAAGGCGACAAGGAGAAGGAGCTTATCCTCCAGGATGAGATTTCCAGCAGAGTGTGGGTCTGCACGAGCACCCACTCCTCCACtaaagtggtggtggtggacgcCAGCCAGCCCTCCGACCTTCTTGACAGCTTCTACGCCTGCAACACTCACGTTGTCTGCATTGCCAGTGTGCCAG GTGTGTTGGAATCGGACTATCCAGCGGGCGAGGAGGTACGCCAAGACCTGGAGGCTGGCCAAGGCGACGGGGTGTCTTTGGCCGGCAGCGTGGCTAGCGTGGGATCAACGGGCAGCGATGGCACCATGGCAGCAGAGGGCGCTACCGCCGTCCCCCAGACAGCCAGCTCAGGCGGCACTGACCAGCCAGCTGAGTATAGTGGCGCCTCAGGCTCAG TCGAGATGTCCAGAGAGAACAGTCCGGCAGAAGACGGCGTTCCCACGGCGGAGGAGGCGACGGAAGCAACCGAGGCTAACGCCGGTGTGGGCGAAGAAGGCGAGGAAGAGGATCAGGGAGCAGATCAAAACCAGCCGGGAATCTACACGGAGCACGTGTTCACCGACCCGCTGGGAGTCGGACCCACCGACTCGTCTCCGGCTGAATCTCAGAG GGGCTCCGGGCAGGACACTGCGTCTCCACTGCCCGAAGACTTGGACCCATCAGAGGGTGAAGTCCTAAGGATGAGCAGCGCTCTGCCGACAATGTGGCTGGGGGCTCAGAACGGATG TCTCTATGTCCACTCGTCAGTGGCTCGATGGAGGAAGTGTCTCCACGCCATCAAGCTCAAAGACTCCATCCTCGGCATAGT gcatgTTAAAGGAAGAGTCTTGGTAGCATTGGCTGATGGGACCTTAGCTATTTTCCACAGAGGTGTTG CAGATGGTCAGTGGGATCTAACCAACTACCATCTGTTGGATCTGGGACGGCCCCACCACTCTATCCGCTGTATGACGGTGGTCCACGACAAGGTCTGGTGCGGCTACAGAAACAAGATCTACGTCATTCAGCCCAAGGCCATGAGGATAGAG AAGTCGTTTGACGCCCATCCTCGTAAGGAGAGCCAGGTCCGGCAGTTGGCCTGGGTTGGAGACGGTATCTGGGTGTCCATCCGACTGGATTCAACCCTTCGCTTGTTTCACGCCCACACCTATCAACACCTCCAGGATGTGGACATCGAGCCCTACGTCAGCAAGATGCTAG GTACAGGTAAACTGGGCTTCTCATTTGTGAGAATCACAGCTCTCGTCGTATCCTGCAACCGACTGTGGGTGGGAACAGGAAATGGCGTCATCATCTCCATCCCGTTGTCTGAAG ctaaCAAGACAACAGGAATAGTGCCAAATCGGCCCGGCCATGCGGTTCGGGTCTCCGGTGATGACGGTTCGGACTGTGCCGTGCCAGGCACCTTTGTGCCGTACTGCTCCATGGCCCACgcccagctgtgtttccatggacACCGGGACGCTGTCAAGTTTTTCGTGACCGTGCCAG GGCATGTGATGCCCCCTCCAGGTAGTGCAGATTCAGGCTCTGACGACCCCCCATCTGAATCCTCCGACACGACGACCTCCGAGCCCAAAACGTACCTGGTCATGAGCGGGGGAGAAGGCTACATTGACTTCAGAATGG gtgATGAAGGCGGCGAGTTGGACGGTTTATCCGAGCCGGCGGCCGGCCAGCAGTCGACGCCCACCAAGGCCGAGCGCAGCCACCTCATCGTCTGGCAGGTCATGACCTCTCACGACTGA